DNA from Kitasatospora herbaricolor:
GCCGCGAGGATGGTCCCGGGTGGTGTCACGAAGAGCAATGCAACAGATCACCTGCGTGTCCGTCAAGCAGGGACCGGTGTACGCCGGTTCGCGCCGCGGCGTCCGCGCGCCTCGATCCAGCGGGCGAGCGCGGTCAGCAGGAGGCACATCGCGATGTAGATCGGAGTGGCCACCAGGACGGTCGGGACGTAGGGGTAGCCGGTGCTGTTGCTGGCGATGATCTTGATGGCGTACAGCAGCTCGGGGTAGGTGATGACGAACCCGAGCGAGGTGTCCTTGAGGGTGACCACCATCTGGCTGATGATCGCGGGCAGCATCGAGCGGACCGCCTGCGGCACCAGGATGCTCAGCATCACCTGGCTCTTGCCCATGCCCAGGGCGTAGGCGGCCTCGCTCTGCCCACGGGGGACGGCCTCGATGCCGGAGCGGATGATCTCGGCCTGGACCGAGCCGTTGTACAGCGTCAGCCCGGTGACCAGGGCCCAGAACGGGTCGCCGGCGAAGAGGCCGCGGTACAGCGCGAAGATCATGATGAGCAGCGGCATCGCGCGGAAGAACTGCACGACGGCGGTGGAGACCGCGCGGACCGGCTTGTGGTCCGACAGCCGGCCGGCCGCCAGCAGCGCGCCCAGCAGCAGCGACAGGACGGCGGCCAGGGCGAAGGCCTTGAGGGTGGCCAGCAGTCCGTCCAGGATCCGCTGCTGCACGGCCGTGTACTGGAACGGCTCCCACAGCTCGGGGGCGAACTGGCCGGTGCTGTCCAGCTTGTAGTAGGCGTACCAGAGCAGCCCGGCGATGCCGAGCACGGCGAGGGCGCCGAAGGCCCGGTAGCGGGTGCGGGCGCGCGGGCCGGGCGCGTCGTAGAGGACGCTGGCCGAGGCGGAGCGGGAGGAGCTCACTGGTTCGCCTCCACGGTTTCGGTCCGTACGGGGGTGCCGCGCTCGGACAGGCCGCGGACCAGCCGGCCGGCGGCCGCGACGATCTGCGGGAGGTAGTGGAACAGCACGCCGACCGAGGCGCTGATCGCCAGGTACGGCAGGGCCACCCAGAAGAAGATCACCACGATCGGGTAGCCGAGGTCGGTCAGCGAGGCCTGGGCCTGGAACAGCTCGGCCACGCTGAAGGCGCCCGCGATCGCGGAGTTCCTGGGCAGGGCGATGAAGACGCTGCTCATCGGGCCCATCACGGTCTTCGCGGCCTGCGGCAGGATCACCAGGCGCAGGGTCTGCCCGAAGGTCATGCCCAGGCTGCGGGCGGCCTCGGCCTGCCCGAGCGGGACGGTGTTGATGCCGGAGCGCAGCACCTCGCAGACGAAGGCCGCGGTGTAGAAGCCGAGCGCCAGCACCGCGAAGGTGAAGGGGCTGAACCGGACGTCCAGCCGCGGCAGGGTGAACACCGCGGCCAGGAACAGCAGGGTCAGCGGCGTGTTGCGGAACACCGTCACCCAGACGGCGCCGAACGCGCGCAGGACCGGTACCGGCGAGACCCGGAAGGCCGCCAGCAGGGTGCCCAGCAGCAGGGCGAGCAGTGCGGCCAGCGCGCTCAGCTCGACCGTCTGCAGGAAGCCGTCGCGAAGCAGCGCGAAGTTGCCGTGCTCGAACAGGATGTCCATGCCGGCGGCCCTCCTCTCGATCGGGAGTTGGTCGGAAAAGGGGGATCAGTAGCGGTTCAGGGCCGGGATCTCGGCGGGGGAGCCGGAGAGGCCGAGGGTGGCGTCGTAGGCCTTCTTCCAGTCGCCGTTGTCCTCGTGGGCCTTCAGCGCGTCGCTGATCGCGTCGCGCAGCGCCTTGTCGTCCTTGCCCAGGCCGACGCCGTAGTTCTCCTTGGTGAACGGCTTGCCGACGAGCTTGAACTTGCCGGCGTTCTTGGCCGCGTAGCCCTTGAGGATCGAGTCGTCGGTGGTGACCGCGTCGACCTCCTTGGTGAGCAGCTTGTCGACGCACTGCGAGTAGGTCTCGTACTGGGTGATCTTGGCGCCGTAGGGCTCGATCTGCTTGATCGAGGTGGAGCCGGTGACCGTGCAGACGTTCTTGCCCTTGACCGACTCCGGGCCGGTGATCTCGGTGTTGTCCTTGTTCACCAGCAGGTCCTGGCCGGCGATGTAGTACGGGCCGGCGAAGGAGACCGAGGTCTTGCGGGTGTCGGTGATGCTGTAGGTGCCGACGTAGTAGTCGATGCCGCCGCCCTTGATCTCGGTCTCGCGGTTCGCCGAGGCGATCGTCTTCCACTCGATCTTGTCGGCGGAGAAGCCGAGGTCGGCGGCGATCATCTTGGCGATCTCGATGTCGAAACCGTTGCGGGTG
Protein-coding regions in this window:
- a CDS encoding amino acid ABC transporter permease, producing the protein MSSSRSASASVLYDAPGPRARTRYRAFGALAVLGIAGLLWYAYYKLDSTGQFAPELWEPFQYTAVQQRILDGLLATLKAFALAAVLSLLLGALLAAGRLSDHKPVRAVSTAVVQFFRAMPLLIMIFALYRGLFAGDPFWALVTGLTLYNGSVQAEIIRSGIEAVPRGQSEAAYALGMGKSQVMLSILVPQAVRSMLPAIISQMVVTLKDTSLGFVITYPELLYAIKIIASNSTGYPYVPTVLVATPIYIAMCLLLTALARWIEARGRRGANRRTPVPA
- a CDS encoding glutamate ABC transporter substrate-binding protein — its product is MRTRHIIAATLCVVALTATTAACGKSGTPGDSAAGASAAPKLPTYQVKADAKVEGSKTFDAAKSRGKLIIGAKADQPFLGFEDLSTNTRNGFDIEIAKMIAADLGFSADKIEWKTIASANRETEIKGGGIDYYVGTYSITDTRKTSVSFAGPYYIAGQDLLVNKDNTEITGPESVKGKNVCTVTGSTSIKQIEPYGAKITQYETYSQCVDKLLTKEVDAVTTDDSILKGYAAKNAGKFKLVGKPFTKENYGVGLGKDDKALRDAISDALKAHEDNGDWKKAYDATLGLSGSPAEIPALNRY
- a CDS encoding amino acid ABC transporter permease → MDILFEHGNFALLRDGFLQTVELSALAALLALLLGTLLAAFRVSPVPVLRAFGAVWVTVFRNTPLTLLFLAAVFTLPRLDVRFSPFTFAVLALGFYTAAFVCEVLRSGINTVPLGQAEAARSLGMTFGQTLRLVILPQAAKTVMGPMSSVFIALPRNSAIAGAFSVAELFQAQASLTDLGYPIVVIFFWVALPYLAISASVGVLFHYLPQIVAAAGRLVRGLSERGTPVRTETVEANQ